The nucleotide sequence GGTGATCGGCATCGACGGAAGATCGACGTTCCCGTCCGACGGCGCGGCATCGTCGCGGCGGGCGTGCATCCGGGGCGCGACGACGGTCACGGTGTGCCCGGCGCGCTCCAGGAACGTCCGCTGCAGCCGCATCGACACCTGCGCCCCGCCGAGGGAGTCGAGGTGCTGATCGGCGAAGAAGACGACGTGCATCCGCGTCACTCGGGCAGCGGCTCGTCGCGGTACAGCGCCTCGAAGGTGTCGAGTGTGCGGTTGATGTCGTGGATGGCCACGCCGTCGAGGGACGCCTTCTGCATCCGCTCGTACTCGCCGGGGGAGGCGGTGAGCACGGCCGTGAGCTTCGCGGCGAGGTCGTCGACGTCTCCCGGCGTGAAGAGGTGGCCGTTCTCGCCGTCGTGGACGAGGTGCGGCAGCGCGACCGCGTCGGCGGCGACGATCGGCAGCGCCGAGGCCATCGCCTCCATCGTCGCGATGGACTGCAGCTCGGCGATCGAGGCGATCACGAACAGGCTCGCGCGGGACAGCAGGGCGCGCAGCTCCTCGTCGGTTGTCCGGCCGTGGAACGTGACGCGGTCCGCGAGCCCGAGCTGCGCCGTCAGGTGCTCCAGCTGCTTGCGCTGGTCGCCGCCGCCGACGATGTCGAACGTGGTGTTCAGCGCGGGGTCGAGCTTCGTCATCGCGTGGAGGATCACCTCGACCTGCTTCTCGGCGGTGAGGCGACCGACGAAGACCAGGCGGTTCTTCTCGCGCGGGGCGATGACGGGCGTGTACTGCGAGCGGTCGATGCCGCAGCTCACCGGGATCACGCCACGCACCTCGACCGTCTTCTCGAGGAAGTCGGCGGCCCGACGCGTGGGCGTCGTGATCGCCCGCGTCAGGTCGAAGGTGCGCTTGGCGTCGGCCCAGGCGAGCTTGAGGACGATGTCGTCGACGAACTTCGGCATGGTCGTGTGGTCGAGGATGTTCTCGGCCATGACGTGGTTCGTCGCGATGACCGGGATGCCGCGCTGCTTCGCGATGCGCGCGAGGCCGCGTCCGATCACGATGTGCGACTGGATGTGGACGACGTCGGGCTGCACCGCGTCGAGCACCTTGCGGGCGTAGTGCTTGGAGCGCCAGGGCCACACGAAGCGCAGCCAGTCGTGCGGCGCCCAGCGCACGGAGGGCAGCCGGTGGAGCGTCATCGGCTCCCCCTCGATGACCTCGGTGTGCGGCGCGGTCCGCCGGTATGCCTGGTTGGGGGCGACGACGTGCACGTCGTGTCCGCGCTGGACGAGGCCGGCGGCGAGGCGCTCGGCGAAGCGGGCGGCGCCGTTGATGTCGGGGGCGAACGTGTCGCAGCCGAGGAGGATCGTCAGGGGGCGGGGCTGTTCGGCGGTGGCGTCGCGCGACGCATCGATCGGATCGTCGGAGGAGGTCACAGAGATGCCTTACGGGGTGGCGGCCAAGGAGAAGCCCTGGTCGGGCGTCGCCACTCTACCGGAGGCCCCTGCGGGCGGCGCCGAGCCATACCGGCTTCCCTCAGCCTCGGCCGATACCGTGAAGCCATGCGACTGCACGCCGACGCCGACTCCCACCTGTGGATCCCCGTGACGGACTCGCTCGGCTGGAAGGGGCGCCGGCACCGCAAGGCCGCGATCCGGATGCTGCTGGGCCAGGTGAACGCCGCGGTCGGCGCGACGGAGCGTCCCGGCTCGCGGTTCGGGGCCTGGGCGATGAGCCAGGCCGCGCCGATGCTCATGAAGAAGGCCGACGGCCGGGTGCTCGCGTGGACGTGGAAGGCGGAGCCGGATCTCGTCGTGGCGATGGCGACGGTGCAGGCGCTGACTCCCGACATCCGGATCGCCCGGGCATCGATGCCGATGGAGTACGACGACACGACCTCCTTCCCCACCCGGCTCGGCGTGGGCGAGAAGCTCGTGGTGCCGACGCCGCCGTCCCCCTCGGCCCCGCCGTTCGCCACCTACACGTGGGACACGGGCACGCACCTCGTGACCCTGACGGCGGTGTGCAGCGACCGGGAGCGCTTCGGCACGCTCATCGGCGCGCTCGACGACCTTGCCCGCAGCCTCCGCATCGCCGACGACCTCACCGGCGGCGAGTCCCCCGACGTCCTCCGCCTCCCGCCCGCCTGACCCCATCCCCCCATCCCCCGCGCGGGATGAGAAACGCGCCTCCCGACCGTGCGGGAGGCGCGTTTCTGATCCGGCGAGAAGCGGCGGAGCGGGAACCCGGGGGCTCAGCGGACGATGCGGAGCGTGCGCACCTCGAAGGGACGGAGGCGGAGGGCGCCACCGACCCGGGGCTCGTCGATCTCGTCCTCGATCAGGCTCACCTCGCGCACCTCGCGGTGGTCGAAGCGGACCGCCAGCGCGCCGACCGCCCGGCGACCGAGCGCCTCGTAGACGCGGACGATCACGTCGCCGGAGCCGTCGTCGGCGAGCTTGACCGCCGAGACGACGATCCCCTCGCCCGACACCTCCACCAGCGGCTCGACCTCGCGTGCCCCGCGGACCACCGTGGGCAGGCTGTTGAGCCGGATCCCTTCGGCCGTGGCGATGGCGGCGTCGGCACCGATCACAAAGCCGACCTCGATCTCATGGCGACCGTGGTCGGTGTCCGGGTCGGGGAACCGGGGCGCCCGCAGCAGGGACAGGCGCACGGTCGTGGTGACCCCGTCCTCACCGACTTCGCGCGTCGTGTCGTACCCGTAGATCGAGTCGTTCACGAGAGCGGCACCGAAGTCCTGCTCCCGCACGAGCACGAAGCGGTGCATCGAGGTCTCGAACTTCGCCGCCTCCCAGCTCGTGTTCGTGTGGGTGACGCGCGCCTGGTAGCCGAACTGCGTCTCGGCCTCGGTGTGCGACGCCTGGATGTCGAGGGGGAAGGCGAGCTTGAGCAGCTTCTCCGTCTCATGCCAGTCGACCTCGTTGCGCAGGTGCACGGTCCGCGAGCCCGGGGCGAGGGTGATCGTCTGCGTGATCGTCGACTCCGAGAACGGCCGCACGACCACGATCCGTGCGACACCGTCCACGACGGAGGTCTCGATCGACGAGACCGCGGTGAGGTCATCGACGCTGTTGCGGTAATACCGGTCGATGTCCCACGCGTCCCACATGTTCGGGAAGTCCTGGTGCAGCTGGAACAGGTTCGCGGCCCTACCTGCGGCGACCGTCTCCCTGCCCGACGCCTTGTCGACGGCGGACACGATCAGCCCCTCGCCCGAGACGAGCACCGACACGAGGTCGTTCTCGATCCGCCAGCCCGGGTGGGTCGCTGAGCCTGCCGAAGCGTCTTCGACGAGCGAGACGGGCGCGTCGACGGGCTCAGGGACCCAGGCCGCCCCGAGTGCGCGCCCCCGACCGACCGACGTCGGCTCGAACAGCAGCTCACGGTCGCCCTCGCCGGCGAGGGACCGGCGGGCGGCATCGGCGATGTCGCGGGCGTCCGACAGCACGTCCGACAGCACGGCGACGGCCTCGCGATGCACCCACGCGATCGAGGTGCCGGGGAGGATGTCGTGGAACTCGTGCAGCAACACCGCCTGCCAGAGCCGGTCGAGCTCGGCCTGCGGGTAGGCGGCGCCGGTGCGCACGGCATCGGTGGCCGCCCACAGCTCGGCCTCGACCAGCGCGTGCTCGGCCCACCGGTGCAGCGCCTTCGTGGCGTGCTGGCTGGTGAGCGTGCCGCGATGCAGCTCGAGGTAGAGCTCGCCGACCCACACGGCGGGGTTCGGCAGCTCGGCCTTGGCCGCCTCGAAGAACGCGTCCGGGTGCTCCCACACCACCTGCGCGCTGCCCTCGAGGTCGCGCAGACGCTCGGCCTTGCCGGTCATCTCGCGCGTCGTGCCGCCACCGCCGTCTCCCCAGCCGACCGGGGCGATCGACCGCGAGGTGACCCGGTTCTCCTTGAACTGCCGCGCGGCCTTCGCGACCTCCATGCCGCTCAGCTGCGAGTTGTAGGTGTCCATCGAGGGGAAGTGCGTGAACACCTGCGAGCCGTCGATGCCCTCCCACAGGAAGGAGTGGTGCGGGAAGACGTTCTGCTGGTTCCAGGAGATCTTCTGCGTGAAGAACCACTCGAATCCGGCGCGGCGCATCAGCTGCGGGAGCGCCGGCGAATAGCCGAAGCTGTCCGGCAGCCACACCCCCTTCGAGCGGATGCCGAACTCCCGCGCGAAGAACCGCTGACCGTGCGAGAACTGCCGCACGAGGGACTCGCCCGTCGGCATCACGGTGTCGGACTCCACCCACATGCCGCCCAGCGGCAGAAAGCGTCCGGCGGCGACCGCGGCCGTGACCCGCTCCCACACCTCGGGGCGGTGCTCCTTGATCCAGGCGTACTGCTGCGCGCTGGACATGCCGTAGAGGAAGTCCGGCTGCTCCTCGATGAGCGTGGTCATGGAGGAGGTGGTGCGTGCGACCTTGCGGATCGTCTCGCGCACCGGCCACAGCCAGGCCGAGTCGATGTGGGCGTGCCCCACCGCGGAGATGCGGTGCGCACTCGCCTCGGCCGGTGCGGCGAGGACGTCGGCGAGCCGGGCCCGCGCGTCGCCCGCGGTCTCCACGATGCGCTGCAGGTCGAGCACGTCGAGCGCGTCATCCATCGCCTGCAGGATGCGCATGCGGCGCGGCGACGTCGCGGGAAGCTCCGCCTGCAGCTCGAACAGCACCTCGAGGTCGAGCGACAGATCGAACACCTCGGGCTCGAACACCGCGAGGTCGAGGCGCCGCAGCCGGTACAGCGGCTCCTTCGAGGAGGTGAGGATGTCGCCCTCCTGCGTCGGCAGGAAGGGGTGGTAGTCGAGCAGGACGGGGTTGGACGCACCCTCCAGGTAGAGCTCCACGGGCTCGTCGCCCGCGGCACTGTCGGCGATCGGCACCCACTGGTTGCGCGGGTTGATGCTCTTGATCGGCGTGCCGTCGGGGCGGTACGCGAGGGCCTCGCACTGGAACCCGGTCATGTTGACGTCGAAACCGAGGTCGATCAGCGCCTCGACGCGGCGGCCGGCCCATTCCGCGGGCACCCGTCCGGTGAGCTGGAACCACGTGGTCCCCCAGGCGGGACCCCACAGCTCGCCGACGGCGGCGGGCGCGAACGGCAGCGCGAGGCCCTCCGCCGGGGTGACGGGTTCTCCGGGCAGCTGATGCGCCTGGACCGTGAGCGGCACGGCGGCGGAGTGGATCGCCGGGCGGATGCGCTCCTCGAGGACCCGCTTGACGCGGCCGACGGTGAGGGAGGTGTCGTCATGCATGTGGGGTTCTCCGGGCTCGACGGTGAGGGATGCGTTCGATGCTAGCCGAATTACTAAAGCGATCTAGCACCGGAGTCCACGGTAGCGTCTTCCCCGCTTCCGGGAGGCTAAATCGATCAAGTAGGGTGATGCCTATGGCCTCGGGGAAACGCGTGACGATCGCGGACATCGCACGCATGGCCGGCGTCTCCCCCGGCGCGGTGTCGTTCGCCCTGAACGGCCGCCCCGGCGTCAGCGAGGAGACCCGACAGCGCATCCTCTCGATCATCGAGGAGCATCACTGGCAGCCGAGTTCCGCCGCCCGCGCGCTCGTCGGCGCCCGTGCGAACGCGGTCGGGTTCGCGCTCGCCCGCCCGGCGCGCTCCCTCGGCTCCGAGGCCTTCTTCACCGATCTCATCGCCGGCATCGAGTCGCGGCTCTCCGAGAGCAAGGTCGGGCTCCAGCTCCGGCTCGTCGCCGACATCGAGGAGGAGATGGAGGTGCACCGCCAATGGCGCTCGTCGAATCAGGTCGACGGCATCATCCTCATCGACCCCCGCGACGACGACCCCCGCGGCGAGCGCATCATCGCCCTCGACGCCCGCGCTGTGATGATCGGCTCGAAGCCGTCCCCGGACGGCGCGGTCCCCAGCGTGTGGATCGGCGACGACGCCGTCGCGGAGACGCTCTTCTCCTACCTCGCCGCCCTCGGCCACACGCGCATCGCCTATGTCGCAGGCCCGGCGGAACTGGAGCACACCCGGCTGCGCGCCGAGGTGCTGGAGCGGATGGCGGCGGACGGCATCGCCGGCGAGGTCATCACGACCGACTTCTCCCCCGCCCGCGCCTCCGCCGTGACGCGCGCGCAGCTGTCCGGCCGGCAGCGTCCGACCGCGATCGTCTACGACAACGACGTGATGGCCGTCGCGGGGCTGCGCGTGGCGCAGGAGATGGGACGGGTGGTTCCGCGCGACGTCTCGCTCGCGTCGTTCGACGACTCCGTGATCGCGGGGCTCATCAACCCGTCGATCACCGCGATGACCCGGGACACGTTCGAGCTCGGCGAGCAGGCGGCCACGCTCCTGCTGCAGCAGATCGAGGCCGGCACGACGCTGCCGAGCGTCGAGGGTCCGACCCCGGTGCTCACAGCGCGCGAGAGCACGGCGCCCCCGCCCTCCTGAGCCCCCGCGCTTCCGCCCCCGCCCCGGGCTTTCGACGCACGCACCCCGGGGTCTCGATGACGAACCGGTGTCTCGGCGACCCGGACGTGGAGAGACTCAGACGACGGTGTTGACGGAGGTGTAGCGCGTCACGTCCGACGCGGACGGAGCGGGGTGGAGGAGGCGGCGGATGCCGCGCGCCTCCAGCGCCGCGGGGTCGTGCGCGATGCGCGAGGTCACCAGCGCCGGGTCCTCGCCCGCGGCACACGCGTCGACCCAGGCCTGGAAGATCGCGCCGCCGGGGCTCAGCGCCGCCCGGCTCGCCGGCACCTCCTGCTCATCGACCTCCACGACGATCGCCGTGGGGCGGTCCGGGGCCACGGTCCGCGCGCGCAGCTCGGGGATGAGCTCGGCGAACCGGCGGCCGAGGGGCTTGGCCGCTCCACCCTGGTCGATGAGCCCGAGCGAGTACTCCAGCTCCGGGAAATCGCCGAGCTCTCGGCTCACGTCGTGCGAACACCACCAGGTCACGCCCCAGAGGTTCTCGGTGCGCAGCGACGACCGCAGCGTCGCCTCCAGGAACCCCGGCATCTCGGCCTCATCGAGACAGTTGGAGGGGGCGCCGACCTCCTGCAGCCAGATCGGGCGGGCGGGATCGGCCGCGAACGCGCGCGAGAGCTCGATGAGGTATTCGGCGTGCCGGTCGGACGCGATCGAGCGGCCGCCGTAGCGCTGCGCGGTGCCGTTGAAGATCCAGGAGTGGATGGTCGTCATGGCACCGAGCCGGGACGCGTGCGCGGGGGTGAACCCGTGGCCGTCCATGTACCAGACCGCGTCGTACTCGCTGTGCACGTGCGGCAGGCCGGGGGCGCCCCGCTCCGCCGCGGCGAGCAGCGCCTCGATCCAGCCGCCCGCCTCGTCGATCGTGACCGGCCACGGCGAGGGATGCGTGTGGGCGGAGAACTGGTTCGTCTCGTTCCCGAGCGTGAGACCCAGGAAGTTCGGGGCGTCCCGGAGGGCGCCGGCCAGCCGCTCCACGAGGGTCACCTGACCGTCCAGGGCCTTCGGGTCGGTGAACATGTTCCGGTCGTGCCAGGTGGACAGCCAGGAGGGGACGAAATCGAAGCTGGACAGGTGGCCCTGGACGACGTCGACGCTCGCATCCATCCCGAACTCCGCGGCGATGTCGACCACGGCACGGACGTCGTCGACCGCCTGGGAGCGGATGAGGGTGCGGTTGGGCTGCAGGACGGTCCACAGCGGGAACACCCGCACGTGGTCGAGACCGAGCGCGGCGAGCGCCGCGAAGTCGCGGCGCACGTCGTCCGGGGTGAAGTCGAGCCAGGAGTGCATCCAGTCCTTCGACGGCGTGTAGTTCGCCCCGAAGCGGAGTGGGGCGTCGAGAGCGCCGCGCTGCGTCATGTGTGCACCTTTCGGACCGTGCCTCCCACGAGGACATGTCGCACCACTATAACGCTTGAGCATCGCCGTCGATAGCGGACACCTTGACACCGGACGCGCCGGGTGGTTTCATCTGCTAAAGCGCTGCAGTCCATTCGTCGGACCGCGCCGATTCGCCCGCCTCGAGGAAGAAGCACGATGAAAGTTCCCGCACGCATTGTCGCTCTGGCAACCTTCACGATCGGCGCCCTGGCGCTCGTGAGCTGCACGGGAGGCGGCGGCGCCTCCGACGACGCCGGCCCCATCGACACGTCCGGGGAGCTGAGCGGAACCATCCAGTTCCAGACCTGGTCGCTGAAGAACGAGAAGTTCACTCCCTACTTCGAAGACCTCATCGCGGCGTTCGAGAAAGAGCACCCCGATGTCAAGGTCGAGTGGCTGGACCAGCCCGGCGACGGGTATCAGGAGAAGATCCTCAGCCAGGCCAACGCCGACACGCTGCCCGACGTGCTCAACCTCCCGCCGGACATCGCCTACCCGCTCGTCGCCGCCGGCAAGCTCGTCGACCTCGACACCGCCGACCCCGATCTGAAGTCGGCGTACAACGCGGGCGCGTGGGACTCGTACAGCCAGTACCCCGGCATCGAGGGCACCTACGGTCTGCCCTGGTACCTCTCCAGCGACGCCTCCTGGTGGAACCTCGCCCAGCTCGCGCCGTACGGCGTCACCGAGGAGAACCTGCCGACCACGGTGGACGAGCTGCTCACCCTCGCCGAGGACGTCGCCACCGAGTCCGGCGGCAAGGTGCAGCTGCTGTCCTCGATCCCGGCGCTGGACACCTTCACCGCCGCGGGCATGGAGGTCATCAACGACGAGGGCGAGTTCGACTTCAACACGGACGAGGCCGCCGCGATCGTCGAGAAGTACGCGGAGGCGTACGCCGCCGGCGCCATGCCCGCGGAAGCCCTGACCGGCGACTACGGCGGGAACGCGGAGGCGTACATCCAGGAGAAGGTCGCCTTCACGACCGGCGGCACCGGCTTCACCACCGACCTGCAGAAGGACGCCCCGGCACTGCTGGAGAACACGGTCGCGACCCCGCGCCTCGGGATCGCCCCGCTCTACGTGCAGGGCCTCAACGTGTCGGCCGACTCCGACAACAAGGAAGCGGCTCTCGCGTTCGCCGAGTTCGCCACCAATGAGGAGAACCAGATCGCCTTCTCGTCCCTCGCGGTCGGCACCGCTCCCGGCACCGCGGACGGCGGCGACCAGGTGGTCGACAACATCGCCTCCTCGGTCACCGACGAGAAGCAGCTCGCCGCGATCGACACGGTGTTCGGCGCGATGGCGGACGCCAAGGCGCTGCCGTTCCAGTGGACCGCCGACATGGCCACCTACATGACCCAGCAGATCGCCCTCGCCGTGAACGGCGAGGCGGACCCCAAGACGCAGCTCGACAAGATCGTCGAGTACGCCAACGCGAACCGCGTGGACCAGTGATCATGCGCGCGGACACCGGCACCCGGCAGCGGCGGTCGACGATGAGATCCCACAAATGGTTCACCCCGTGGCTGCTCCTCGCCCCCGCCGTGATCTGGGTGCTGGTGTTCGCGCTCTGGCCGTTCCTCAACACGGTCGTCCTGAGCTTCACGGACGCCCGCCCCCTGCGGACCCCGGAGTTCGTCGGCGGTGCGAACTACGAGCGCATGTTCGGCGACGAGATGTTCTGGAACGCGCTGACCACGTGCCTCATCTACGTGGTCGTGTGCGTGCCGCTGCTCACGATCCTCCCGCTGCTCCTCGCCCTCCTCGTGCAGAAGAAGCTCCCGGGCATCTCGTTCTTCCGCACCACGTTCTACTTCCCCGTGATCGCCTCGGTCGTGGTGGTCGCGCTCATCTGGACCTGGCTGTTCGACAGCCGCGGCATCATCAACCAGACCCTGGAGTTCCTCGGCCTCATCGACCAGCCGATGGCCTTCCTCGTCGACCGCTGGCTGCTGCTCGGCTGCGCGATCCTGCTGACCGTGTGGAAGGGACTCGGCTACTACATGGTCGTCTACCTCGCGGCGCTCGGGAACGTCGGCAAGGAGTTGCACGAGGCCGCCATGCTCGACGGGGCCAGCTCGTTCCGCCGCTTCCTGTCGGTCACGATCCCCTCCGTGCGCGGCGCGATGCTCCTCATCGCCGTCCTCATCGCGGTGTCCGCCATGCGGGTGTTCGCCGAGCTGGACGTGCTGTCCAAGAGCACGGGCGGCCCCGGCGGCTACGACATGTCGCTCGTGATGCTGATCCGCCAGGTCGGCTCGGGCCTGAACGGCAACATCGGCTACGCGTCCGCGATCAGCGTCGCGTTGTTCCTCCTCACGCTCGTGCCGCTGGCGGCGATCGCGTTCATGAACCGCGAGAAGAAGGCGAAGGTCTCCGCATGACGACTCTCACGACACCCCCGGTGGAGAGCGCACCGCCGGCCCAGGACTCCGCGCGACCGTCCCGCGAACGCATCTTCCGCCGCCGCGGCTCCGGCGACTTCAGCAAGCCCACGCTCGGCGGACTCATCGGCCGCTACGCGCTGCTGCTGTTCGTCCTGTTCCTCGTCATCGGGCCGTTCGTCTGGCAGCTCTCGACGTCGTTCAAGGGGCCGCAGGAGAACATCTACTCGTTCCCGCCCGAGCTCATCCCCCGCGACCCGACGCTGCAGAACTACACGCGGGTCGCCGACATCGTCCCCGTCTACCTCTACGCGTGGCACTCGCTGCTCGTCTCCCTCGGCACCGTGCTGAGCAACGTGATCCTGGCGACGTTCGCCGGCTACGCCCTGGGCTGCATGCGCTTCCGGGGCAAGTGGATCGTCATGGGCATCCTGCTGTCCACGCTGCTGTTCCCCGGCGAGGTCACCGTCACCAGCAACTTCCTCACGATCCGCGCACTCGGCCTCGCCGACAGCCTGTGGGGCGTGTTCCTGCCCGGAGCGATCAGCGCCATGAACGTGCTGCTGGTCGCCACGGCCTGCCGGATGATCCCGAAGGACGTGCTCGACGCGGCCACCGTCGACGGCGCGACGACGTGGCAGCGGATCCGGCACATCGTCTGGCCCAACATCCGCGGCATGGTCTCGGTCGTCGCGATCTTCGCCTTCATCGGCGCGTGGGACGACTACCTCTGGCCGCTCATCGTGCTCTCCGATCCGGCGAAGTACACGCTGACGGTCGGCATGGCGTACCTGAACAGCAGCTTCTCCGTCGACCCGCGGCTCATCGCGGCCGGCACCATGATCGCCCTCGTGCCGATCGTCATCATGTTCTCGTTCACGCAGCGCTTCTTCTTCAAGGGCGTGCAGGAGGGTGCGCTGAAGGGGTGAGTGCGCCGCTGCTCCGCCCGGCCTCCGGTCCCGCGGACCCTCCGTCGTCGCGCCCGCATGCGGGGGTGCTCCCCGGTCCTGTCTTCGCGTACGCGTTCGACCCGTCGCGCAGAGAGCAGCGGATCGATGTCCCTGCCCTCGCCCACATCGCGCTCACGCCGGACACCGTGCTGCACTGGGCGTTCTTCGCGGACGGCCCGGCCGCGACCCTCGCTCCGCATGCCGCGCTCGCGGTCGCCGTCGATGTACGGGATGAGCACGGACACCGGCTGAGCGGGATCGCCGGGGTCCGGGATCGCTATGACTTCCCGGTCACGGCGACAGCGCAGTTCGCCGCCCGGTGGAGCATGCCGGAGCAGTGGAACGCCGACACCGTCGCGCTCGCTCCCCTCGCCGTCGACGCGGCCACCGGGACCGTCGAGCTCGTCCTCGGCACCGCCGACCTCGCCTCCGCGCCGCACCTCCCGGCCGAGGTCACCGGGTACGTGCAGGTTCTCGTGGAGGAGCGCACGACACCCGGTGACCTCCCACCGGTCGAGCGGGTCGACACGCGGCGCGGCTCGCACTCCGGCCCGCGCTTCTCCCGGGGGAACACGATCCCGGCGGTCGCCGTGCCGCACGGCTTCACCTTCGTCACCCCCGCCACGGACGCCGCCGACGCCCGCTGGCCCTACCGCCCCTTCGTGCACGACGATCCCGCGGGGCGGCGTCTGGAGGCGCTCCAGTTCTCCCACCAGCCCAGCCCGTGGATCGGGGATCGGGCCGTGCTGCAGCTCATGCCCTTCCTCGGCGCGCCGCGGTCGGACAGGGAGGCTCGGCGGCGATGGATCGTCCCGGGCACGGAGCGCGCCCGTCCGCACGAGTACGCCGCCGACCTCGGAGACGGTCTGCGCGTCGAGATGACCGCCACCTCGCATACGGCGGCCTTCCGGGTGCGCGCCGACGGCGACGCCGGCATCGGCTTCGTCATCGACCAGCTCACCGACGACGGCCGGCTCACCTTCACCGCGCACGGGTTCGAAGGGTGGATCCCGGAGGGATCAGAGGACTGGGGGAACGCGCCCCGCTGCTACTTCGCGGGTACGGTCAGCGGGGCCGCGGAGGTCAGCCATGGCCCGCTGGACGACGCCGGCCGCCCGCGCGTCGCCGGCTTCGTCGGCAGCACGGGCGCGGTCGACGTGCGGATCGCCGTGTCGTTCCTGTCCGTCGCGCAGGCCCGGCACAGTCTCGCCCTCGAGGCTCCGCCCGCCGTCTCGTTCGACGAGCTCCGCACCCGCGCCGCCGCCTCCTGGGACGCCCTGCTGGGGCGGGTCACGATCCCTCCGCTCCCCGCCGCCGAACGCCCGTTCCGCGGCCTGGCCGACGAGGAGCAGCGCGCGCGGATCGCCGCCGCGCTCCACCGCATGCACCTGTATCCGAACACCGCGGCGGAGAACGCGGGCACGGCCGACGCCCCCCGCTGGCGGTTCGCCGACGTGTTCGCCGCCCGCACGACCTTCGGCGAGACGGCGACGGAAGCACCGATCGCGGACGGCGAGCTCGTGGTCAACAACGGCTACTGGGACACCTACCGCACCGAGTGGCCGGCGCTCGCGCTCCTCGACCCGGCGCTGACCGGCCGCCTGCTCGACGGTCAGCTCACGCAGTATCGTCGCGGCGGGTGGATGGCGCGCTGGAGCGCCCCCGGCTACGTGGACAGCATGGTCGGCACGTCGAGCGACCAGATCTTCGCCGACGCCGCCCGGTGGGGAGTGGCGTTCGACCGGGAGGCGGCGTTCGAGAGCGGTTGGCGTCATGCGTGCGAACCGGGCCCCGATCCCCGGCGGGGCCGCAAGGGCATCGGGCGGGGGCGCTTCCTGGGCTTCATCCCGTCCGAGGTTCCGGAGGGGATGAGCTGGAGCATCGAGAACGCGGTGAGCGACGCCGCGCTCGGCCGCTTCGCCGCGCAGCTCACGGCGTCCGCGACCACCCCGGACCATGCCGCGCGCTACCGGGCGTTCGCCCGGTACTTCGCGAACCGCTCGCGTGCGGCCCGCGTCCTGTTCGATCCGGGCTCCGGGTTCTTCCGAGGTCGCTCGGCGGACGGCTCGTTCACCCCGGACTTCGATCCGCGCGTCTGGGGCGGCGACAACGTCGAGACGAACGCGTGGGGGATGTCGGTCGGCACGGTGCACGACGGCCCCGGCCTTGCCGCCTTGCACGGCGGGCGCGCCGGGCTCGGCCGCCATCTCGACGCCCTCTTCGCGGAACCGGAGACCGCCGACGAGCGCTTCGGCGGGGCGTACGGCACGGTCATCCACGAACAGCGGGAAGCGCGGGCCCAGCGTTCCGGCATGTGCGCGCTGTCGAACCAGCCCGCGCACCACATCCCCTTCATGTACGCCTTCACCGA is from Microbacterium sp. BLY and encodes:
- a CDS encoding carbohydrate ABC transporter permease, with amino-acid sequence MRSHKWFTPWLLLAPAVIWVLVFALWPFLNTVVLSFTDARPLRTPEFVGGANYERMFGDEMFWNALTTCLIYVVVCVPLLTILPLLLALLVQKKLPGISFFRTTFYFPVIASVVVVALIWTWLFDSRGIINQTLEFLGLIDQPMAFLVDRWLLLGCAILLTVWKGLGYYMVVYLAALGNVGKELHEAAMLDGASSFRRFLSVTIPSVRGAMLLIAVLIAVSAMRVFAELDVLSKSTGGPGGYDMSLVMLIRQVGSGLNGNIGYASAISVALFLLTLVPLAAIAFMNREKKAKVSA
- a CDS encoding carbohydrate ABC transporter permease; its protein translation is MTTLTTPPVESAPPAQDSARPSRERIFRRRGSGDFSKPTLGGLIGRYALLLFVLFLVIGPFVWQLSTSFKGPQENIYSFPPELIPRDPTLQNYTRVADIVPVYLYAWHSLLVSLGTVLSNVILATFAGYALGCMRFRGKWIVMGILLSTLLFPGEVTVTSNFLTIRALGLADSLWGVFLPGAISAMNVLLVATACRMIPKDVLDAATVDGATTWQRIRHIVWPNIRGMVSVVAIFAFIGAWDDYLWPLIVLSDPAKYTLTVGMAYLNSSFSVDPRLIAAGTMIALVPIVIMFSFTQRFFFKGVQEGALKG
- a CDS encoding GH92 family glycosyl hydrolase, whose amino-acid sequence is MSAPLLRPASGPADPPSSRPHAGVLPGPVFAYAFDPSRREQRIDVPALAHIALTPDTVLHWAFFADGPAATLAPHAALAVAVDVRDEHGHRLSGIAGVRDRYDFPVTATAQFAARWSMPEQWNADTVALAPLAVDAATGTVELVLGTADLASAPHLPAEVTGYVQVLVEERTTPGDLPPVERVDTRRGSHSGPRFSRGNTIPAVAVPHGFTFVTPATDAADARWPYRPFVHDDPAGRRLEALQFSHQPSPWIGDRAVLQLMPFLGAPRSDREARRRWIVPGTERARPHEYAADLGDGLRVEMTATSHTAAFRVRADGDAGIGFVIDQLTDDGRLTFTAHGFEGWIPEGSEDWGNAPRCYFAGTVSGAAEVSHGPLDDAGRPRVAGFVGSTGAVDVRIAVSFLSVAQARHSLALEAPPAVSFDELRTRAAASWDALLGRVTIPPLPAAERPFRGLADEEQRARIAAALHRMHLYPNTAAENAGTADAPRWRFADVFAARTTFGETATEAPIADGELVVNNGYWDTYRTEWPALALLDPALTGRLLDGQLTQYRRGGWMARWSAPGYVDSMVGTSSDQIFADAARWGVAFDREAAFESGWRHACEPGPDPRRGRKGIGRGRFLGFIPSEVPEGMSWSIENAVSDAALGRFAAQLTASATTPDHAARYRAFARYFANRSRAARVLFDPGSGFFRGRSADGSFTPDFDPRVWGGDNVETNAWGMSVGTVHDGPGLAALHGGRAGLGRHLDALFAEPETADERFGGAYGTVIHEQREARAQRSGMCALSNQPAHHIPFMYAFTDRPWHTAGLVHGLARRLFAGAHIGQGFPGDEDNGEMSAWWLWAALGLYPLELATGTLRIGSPLSDDIRVARGDGSSLRIRSRRHTAAAHILQEARLDGRPLSTADLPIDALRGDLVLDLVFGDDPARALETGDGDLAGEPWHPDLTGARGRPVASPDVTTASRLFDDGDPPGDDGVRLAPGSWAGWRFPAPRGVTDVTLTSRERITAHALHWEAEGPDGHWYPLATTHAEDLLPDRTTPFAFDRRAVTAAVRVRTDDAVTLRQIELFDLG
- a CDS encoding ABC transporter substrate-binding protein encodes the protein MKVPARIVALATFTIGALALVSCTGGGGASDDAGPIDTSGELSGTIQFQTWSLKNEKFTPYFEDLIAAFEKEHPDVKVEWLDQPGDGYQEKILSQANADTLPDVLNLPPDIAYPLVAAGKLVDLDTADPDLKSAYNAGAWDSYSQYPGIEGTYGLPWYLSSDASWWNLAQLAPYGVTEENLPTTVDELLTLAEDVATESGGKVQLLSSIPALDTFTAAGMEVINDEGEFDFNTDEAAAIVEKYAEAYAAGAMPAEALTGDYGGNAEAYIQEKVAFTTGGTGFTTDLQKDAPALLENTVATPRLGIAPLYVQGLNVSADSDNKEAALAFAEFATNEENQIAFSSLAVGTAPGTADGGDQVVDNIASSVTDEKQLAAIDTVFGAMADAKALPFQWTADMATYMTQQIALAVNGEADPKTQLDKIVEYANANRVDQ